One window of Paenibacillus sp. FSL K6-3182 genomic DNA carries:
- a CDS encoding amino acid ABC transporter permease: MGEPFDISYVFEYLIKLLPTLKVTLLIVVSSIVLGVGVGFIVAFPQLYKIPVLRRFSQVYLSFFRGTPILIQLFLFYYGLPEVLKLFHLDVAKVPALYFVILTYALHSGAYIAEMIRAAVGAVDRGQVEAAYAVGMTGFQAFTRIVLPQAVSIALPVFSNLVIANLKDTSLAFSLGIMELTGKSQTLAVMSRHFLETYVSLAIIYFILSFGLEKLFHLIERRLLKHERRIAVEDKEPLIKKDKSRRFAAGIGFGRGGRENEA; the protein is encoded by the coding sequence GTGGGAGAACCTTTTGATATCAGCTATGTGTTCGAGTATCTAATAAAGCTGCTGCCTACCTTGAAAGTCACTCTTCTTATTGTGGTGAGTTCCATCGTACTTGGGGTTGGCGTCGGATTTATTGTCGCCTTTCCCCAGCTTTATAAGATTCCGGTTCTAAGACGGTTTTCGCAGGTGTATTTATCTTTTTTTAGAGGGACGCCTATACTCATTCAGCTATTTCTGTTTTATTACGGCTTGCCTGAAGTTTTGAAGCTTTTTCATTTGGATGTAGCTAAAGTGCCGGCATTATATTTTGTCATTCTTACTTATGCGCTGCACAGCGGAGCCTATATAGCGGAGATGATTCGCGCGGCTGTCGGGGCAGTGGATCGGGGCCAGGTTGAAGCAGCTTACGCGGTAGGAATGACGGGTTTCCAAGCTTTTACCCGAATTGTACTACCTCAAGCCGTTTCGATTGCATTGCCGGTATTCTCTAATCTTGTCATTGCAAATTTGAAGGATACATCACTCGCCTTTTCATTAGGTATTATGGAATTAACAGGAAAATCACAGACACTGGCTGTTATGTCCAGGCATTTCCTTGAAACGTATGTTTCGCTAGCGATTATCTACTTTATTTTGAGCTTTGGGCTTGAGAAGCTGTTCCATTTGATCGAACGCAGGTTATTGAAGCATGAGCGCCGCATCGCGGTAGAAGACAAAGAACCACTTATCAAAAAAGATAAATCAAGGCGGTTTGCAGCCGGAATAGGCTTTGGCAGAGGAGGAAGGGAAAATGAAGCTTGA
- a CDS encoding DinB family protein produces MSEPIVDIHAFVNVYDQIEQELEGLSDHQLKWKAAPESWSVTEVLAHLVDHSIIVSFRIREILSGSETRLPSFKQDAWVSGQRANEGDVKDILLAARSLVQYNSLLFNRLTEEEWSKTGINFKGEPVSIAVIVPAFVKHVQGHLGQIRRIKQGELDSRN; encoded by the coding sequence ATGAGCGAACCCATTGTCGATATTCATGCATTTGTGAACGTATATGATCAAATTGAGCAGGAATTGGAAGGGCTGTCGGATCACCAGCTGAAATGGAAGGCGGCCCCTGAGTCATGGAGTGTGACCGAGGTGCTCGCTCATCTCGTTGATCACAGCATTATCGTATCCTTTCGCATTCGTGAAATCTTGTCTGGCTCCGAGACAAGGCTGCCTTCCTTTAAACAGGATGCTTGGGTGTCTGGCCAAAGGGCAAATGAAGGCGATGTTAAAGATATTTTGCTTGCTGCACGTTCACTTGTTCAATATAACAGCCTGTTGTTTAATCGTTTGACTGAGGAAGAATGGAGCAAGACCGGCATTAACTTTAAAGGTGAGCCCGTATCAATAGCTGTGATCGTACCGGCATTTGTGAAGCACGTGCAAGGTCACTTAGGTCAAATTCGTCGAATCAAGCAGGGAGAGCTGGACTCTCGCAATTAG
- a CDS encoding LLM class flavin-dependent oxidoreductase, with amino-acid sequence MANHKQLKFGALIHGVGGNISAWRHPEVPADASVNFKFYTEQAQTAEAGKFDLVFIADGLYINEKSIPHFLNRFEPITILSALAAVTSKIGLVGTLSSSYSEPFTVARQFGSLDHISGGRAGWNVVTSPLEGSASNFSKTDHPTHDERYKIAEEYLEVTRGLWDSWEDDAFVRDKESGVFFDPSKLHRLDHKGEYFSVQGPLNIARSKQGHPVIFQAGSSESGKKLAGKAADAVFTGHDNIEDAKAFYKDVKDRTVAEGRSVDDIVILPGIGPIIGRTEEEAERKYQELAELVTIENALNYLGRFFEHHDFSQYPLDEQFPELGDLGQNSFRSGTDKIKKVAKEKNLTLRQVALQSATPRPQFIGTPEKIADLIQEWHEEGAADGFIIHSSIPSGLNDFVELVVPILQERGIYRTDYESDTLRGNLGLQIPANRYTKEKVNS; translated from the coding sequence ATGGCGAACCACAAGCAACTTAAGTTTGGCGCATTGATTCATGGTGTGGGAGGCAATATCTCGGCATGGCGGCATCCGGAAGTGCCGGCTGATGCGAGCGTGAACTTTAAATTTTATACGGAGCAGGCACAGACTGCTGAAGCGGGTAAGTTTGATCTTGTATTTATCGCTGACGGTCTATATATAAATGAAAAATCGATTCCACATTTTTTAAACCGCTTTGAGCCGATTACGATTTTGTCCGCGCTGGCAGCTGTTACGTCTAAAATTGGATTGGTTGGCACGTTATCGAGCTCATATAGTGAGCCGTTTACGGTTGCAAGACAATTTGGCTCTTTAGATCATATTAGCGGCGGTCGTGCTGGATGGAATGTCGTTACATCTCCGCTTGAGGGCTCGGCAAGCAATTTCAGCAAAACGGATCATCCGACACATGATGAGCGCTACAAAATTGCCGAAGAGTATTTGGAAGTGACACGCGGCTTGTGGGATTCTTGGGAGGACGATGCTTTCGTCAGAGACAAAGAGTCAGGTGTGTTTTTTGATCCGTCTAAGCTGCACCGTCTAGATCATAAAGGCGAGTATTTCTCCGTTCAAGGTCCGCTTAATATTGCTCGCTCGAAGCAAGGGCATCCGGTTATTTTTCAAGCAGGCTCTTCTGAGAGCGGCAAGAAGCTGGCTGGCAAAGCAGCAGATGCGGTATTCACAGGCCATGACAATATCGAAGATGCCAAAGCATTTTATAAAGACGTGAAGGATCGTACGGTGGCTGAAGGCCGTTCGGTGGATGATATCGTAATTCTTCCTGGCATTGGTCCGATTATTGGACGCACGGAAGAGGAAGCTGAGCGCAAGTACCAAGAGCTGGCAGAGTTAGTGACGATCGAGAATGCATTGAACTATTTAGGGCGTTTCTTCGAGCATCATGACTTCTCTCAATATCCGCTTGATGAGCAGTTCCCAGAGCTTGGTGACCTCGGTCAAAACAGCTTCCGCAGCGGCACGGACAAAATTAAAAAAGTAGCGAAAGAGAAAAATCTTACGCTGCGCCAGGTTGCGCTTCAATCCGCGACTCCGCGTCCGCAATTCATCGGTACACCTGAGAAAATTGCTGATTTGATTCAAGAGTGGCATGAAGAGGGAGCAGCAGACGGCTTCATTATTCATTCTTCGATTCCAAGCGGCTTGAATGATTTTGTTGAGCTTGTAGTTCCTATTCTCCAAGAGCGCGGCATTTATCGCACTGATTATGAATCGGATACGCTGCGCGGCAATCTCGGCTTACAGATTCCGGCGAATCGCTATACCAAAGAGAAAGTGAACAGCTAA
- a CDS encoding transporter substrate-binding domain-containing protein, translating into MKKRFVLSIVLVLALTVAGCGSNKNNTGGSAETGSGEASKSVTKIVVGTGTQFPKVCFIDENGKLTGFDVELVREIDKRLPDYEFDIQTLEFTNLLLSLETKKIDMIAHEMEQNPERVQKYLFNKEPYAHWRNKIIVDKDNNSVQTLADLKGKKVLTTATSAAATILENYNKENGNALELVYQNGGANDNVSQVTSGRVDAFLAADFTLSLVDPKKELKAVGPALSEADILFMFRKDDPEQQKLSDAVDVVIKELKADGTLAKLSSEWLGDDFTSQEK; encoded by the coding sequence ATGAAAAAACGTTTCGTTTTATCGATTGTACTCGTCCTTGCCCTTACCGTTGCTGGCTGCGGAAGCAATAAAAACAACACCGGCGGCAGTGCGGAAACAGGAAGCGGAGAGGCTTCCAAATCCGTAACTAAAATTGTTGTTGGCACAGGAACACAATTCCCTAAAGTTTGCTTTATAGATGAGAATGGTAAGCTTACTGGTTTCGATGTAGAGCTTGTAAGAGAAATTGATAAACGTCTTCCAGATTATGAATTTGACATTCAAACGCTTGAATTTACGAACCTGCTGTTAAGCTTGGAAACGAAAAAAATTGACATGATTGCACATGAGATGGAGCAAAATCCGGAACGCGTACAAAAGTACCTCTTTAATAAAGAGCCTTATGCGCACTGGAGAAATAAGATCATTGTAGACAAAGACAATAATTCAGTTCAAACGTTGGCTGATCTAAAAGGTAAAAAAGTGCTAACAACGGCAACAAGCGCAGCGGCAACGATTCTTGAGAATTACAATAAGGAAAACGGAAACGCGCTTGAGCTTGTGTATCAAAATGGCGGTGCAAACGACAACGTATCGCAAGTAACCTCGGGCCGAGTGGATGCCTTCCTCGCTGCTGACTTTACTTTATCGTTAGTTGATCCGAAGAAAGAGCTTAAAGCAGTAGGACCGGCACTGAGCGAAGCAGACATCTTGTTCATGTTCCGCAAGGACGATCCGGAGCAGCAAAAGCTTTCTGATGCTGTTGATGTGGTAATCAAAGAACTGAAAGCAGACGGTACGCTGGCTAAGCTTAGCTCAGAATGGCTGGGCGATGATTTTACATCCCAAGAAAAATAA
- the solA gene encoding N-methyl-L-tryptophan oxidase has product MRREDDNIPKSYDVIIVGAGSMGMSAGYELAARGARTLLIDAFYPPHNMGSHHGEPRLIRHAYHGGDTYVKMALRADERWLALEKATGEKLLERSGVLNMAETSFYNYEGRLGDAMANGVQVELLRAEEINRRFPGVQLADSFQGMYEPNAGYLYSEKCVAAYKQQALAAGAELLINSFVTDIQASASSVAVHTKEAAYTAQQIIITAGAWFGMLANHVKLPIRAVRKVVGWFETRSPAFDAGVFPGFTWGGAMGGYYGFPSIGGAGIKIGRHDTGVEWQPGEPIAPFGAYPEDEEDLRRALAAFVPDAAGKLLRGAVCKYEFTPDEDFIIDAHPEHHNVLLAGGFSGHGFKFASVVGEILADKIQKKNTGYDLRLFELDRFSKA; this is encoded by the coding sequence ATGCGCCGGGAGGACGACAACATTCCGAAATCATATGATGTGATCATCGTTGGGGCAGGCTCCATGGGGATGAGCGCAGGTTATGAGCTTGCAGCCCGCGGAGCAAGGACACTGCTCATTGATGCTTTTTATCCGCCGCATAATATGGGAAGCCATCACGGCGAGCCGCGTCTAATCCGGCATGCCTATCATGGCGGCGATACTTATGTAAAGATGGCGCTTCGTGCTGATGAGAGGTGGCTGGCACTCGAGAAAGCAACGGGGGAAAAGCTGCTGGAGCGATCGGGCGTACTGAATATGGCAGAAACGAGCTTTTATAATTATGAAGGCAGATTAGGCGATGCTATGGCCAATGGCGTTCAAGTGGAGCTGCTGCGTGCGGAAGAAATTAATCGGCGTTTTCCAGGTGTTCAATTAGCTGACTCCTTCCAAGGGATGTACGAACCGAATGCGGGTTACTTATACAGTGAAAAATGTGTTGCAGCTTATAAGCAGCAAGCTTTAGCAGCCGGAGCAGAGCTTCTGATAAACAGCTTCGTTACAGATATTCAGGCGAGTGCTTCAAGCGTCGCCGTTCATACGAAAGAAGCTGCTTATACCGCACAGCAAATCATTATTACCGCCGGCGCATGGTTTGGCATGCTCGCGAATCATGTTAAGCTTCCCATTCGTGCAGTTCGCAAGGTAGTTGGGTGGTTTGAAACGCGTTCACCCGCTTTTGATGCAGGCGTATTTCCCGGTTTCACTTGGGGAGGCGCGATGGGAGGCTACTACGGCTTTCCGAGCATTGGCGGCGCAGGAATTAAAATTGGCAGACACGATACAGGCGTGGAATGGCAGCCAGGTGAGCCGATTGCTCCATTTGGTGCTTATCCGGAAGATGAAGAGGATCTTCGCCGCGCGCTTGCCGCTTTTGTTCCGGATGCGGCCGGCAAGCTTTTGCGGGGTGCAGTATGCAAATACGAGTTTACGCCTGATGAGGATTTCATTATTGATGCTCATCCTGAGCATCATAATGTGCTGCTTGCTGGCGGTTTTTCCGGTCATGGCTTTAAATTTGCGAGCGTGGTAGGCGAGATTTTGGCTGACAAAATACAAAAAAAGAATACAGGCTATGATCTGAGATTATTTGAGCTTGATCGTTTTAGCAAGGCATAA
- a CDS encoding GNAT family N-acetyltransferase produces MSDTAVIIRNAELEDLDATREVLIDAYGQYEQVLPEAAWNQYKESILESVEGAATKARLVAVLGGKIVGSVFLFDSSEAAYGRPELQIHSPIIRLLAVSQAARGFGVATELIRASAKLAKEWGAETLHLHTSDMMDSAVRLYERLGFERAFDKDLMNGETLVKSYRLQLKEASLLQVT; encoded by the coding sequence ATGTCTGATACAGCTGTCATTATTCGTAATGCTGAGCTTGAGGATCTAGATGCTACACGGGAAGTGCTTATTGATGCTTATGGCCAATATGAGCAAGTGCTGCCTGAAGCGGCATGGAATCAATATAAAGAAAGCATACTGGAATCTGTTGAAGGAGCAGCAACGAAGGCGCGTTTAGTCGCGGTGCTGGGCGGGAAGATCGTTGGAAGTGTGTTCTTGTTTGATTCCTCTGAAGCGGCCTATGGACGGCCGGAGCTTCAAATTCATTCACCGATTATTCGCCTGCTCGCTGTATCACAGGCAGCACGCGGCTTCGGCGTAGCGACGGAGCTTATCCGTGCCAGTGCAAAGCTTGCAAAGGAATGGGGAGCGGAGACGCTGCATCTTCATACTTCAGACATGATGGATTCAGCTGTAAGGCTGTACGAGCGCCTCGGCTTCGAGCGCGCATTCGATAAGGATTTAATGAACGGGGAAACGCTCGTTAAGAGCTATCGGCTTCAATTAAAGGAAGCATCGTTATTGCAGGTAACTTAG
- a CDS encoding amino acid ABC transporter permease gives MKLDFAFIWTAFVQLLSAVPTALAITFVSVFCGFLIGTSVAVIRLYKIPVLYPIAVSYVTVIRGTPMLTHLLLIYFGLPIIVDGIAEALGLSFRSVSIPMIGFAYISFSITAGAYMSEVVRSGLLAVNRGQMEAAYSIGMTTPQAMRRIILPQAFAASLPNLSNSVIGMLHGSTLAFTVSVVDINAKAQIVASTNWKFFEAYLAAALIFWGLTFFIERLTALAEKRFNLYNRGGVS, from the coding sequence ATGAAGCTTGATTTCGCATTCATATGGACGGCGTTTGTTCAGCTTTTGAGCGCGGTGCCAACGGCTTTGGCGATTACGTTCGTTTCTGTTTTTTGCGGCTTTCTCATTGGGACATCTGTAGCTGTCATTAGACTTTATAAGATTCCAGTCCTTTATCCTATCGCCGTTTCCTATGTTACCGTCATCCGCGGAACTCCTATGCTAACGCATTTATTGCTTATTTATTTCGGTTTGCCGATTATCGTTGATGGTATAGCTGAGGCGTTAGGCTTATCGTTCCGTTCGGTCTCGATTCCCATGATAGGGTTCGCTTATATTTCTTTCTCGATTACGGCTGGCGCATACATGTCTGAGGTTGTCAGATCGGGACTGCTTGCGGTTAACCGCGGACAAATGGAAGCAGCGTATTCAATCGGAATGACGACCCCGCAAGCGATGCGCAGAATTATTTTGCCCCAAGCCTTTGCTGCCAGCTTGCCTAACTTATCGAACTCGGTAATTGGCATGCTGCACGGATCAACGCTGGCTTTTACAGTGTCCGTCGTTGACATTAATGCTAAAGCGCAAATCGTTGCTTCAACAAACTGGAAGTTTTTTGAGGCTTACCTTGCCGCAGCTCTTATTTTTTGGGGATTAACCTTTTTCATCGAGCGACTGACCGCGTTAGCCGAGAAGCGCTTTAACCTGTACAACAGAGGCGGTGTCTCATGA
- a CDS encoding amino acid ABC transporter ATP-binding protein: MIKLTQIRKSFGRNEVLKGIDLTVKKGEVVAILGPSGSGKTTLLRCINYLEKPSDGQISIGDFTVNCKRPDKKGIHTLRQKSAMVFQQYNLFKHKTAIENVMEGLLIVKKLPKEEARQKSEELLEKVGLGNKLHAYPSELSGGQQQRVGIARALALNPEVILFDEPTSALDPELVGEVLSVIRKIAKEGITMIIVTHEMSFAQDVASHVVFMDGGAIVEEGRPNDIFTNPKEERTKQFLKRITPEGVYSI, encoded by the coding sequence ATGATTAAGCTGACGCAAATTAGGAAGAGCTTTGGACGCAATGAAGTGCTCAAAGGAATCGATCTTACAGTCAAAAAAGGCGAGGTCGTTGCGATACTCGGGCCAAGCGGCTCCGGGAAAACAACGCTGCTGCGCTGCATCAATTATTTAGAGAAGCCTAGCGACGGTCAAATTTCGATTGGTGATTTCACCGTTAATTGCAAGCGTCCCGATAAAAAAGGAATCCATACGCTTCGGCAAAAAAGCGCAATGGTTTTCCAGCAATATAATTTATTTAAGCATAAGACGGCAATTGAAAATGTAATGGAAGGTCTACTCATCGTTAAGAAGCTTCCGAAGGAAGAGGCGCGGCAAAAAAGCGAGGAGCTGCTTGAAAAGGTTGGTCTTGGCAATAAGCTGCATGCCTATCCGAGCGAGCTGTCTGGCGGACAACAGCAGCGTGTAGGCATCGCTCGTGCGCTGGCGCTGAATCCAGAAGTTATTTTGTTCGATGAGCCAACTTCGGCGCTTGATCCAGAGCTGGTTGGCGAGGTGCTTAGCGTAATTCGCAAAATCGCAAAAGAAGGCATCACGATGATTATTGTGACCCATGAAATGAGCTTTGCGCAGGATGTTGCCAGCCATGTTGTCTTTATGGATGGCGGAGCGATCGTTGAAGAGGGCAGGCCTAACGATATTTTCACCAATCCAAAAGAAGAACGAACCAAACAATTTTTGAAACGGATCACACCTGAGGGTGTCTATTCCATCTAA
- a CDS encoding amidohydrolase gives MSDFSAQFIEEKLIAIRRQLHQHPELSHEEFETTASIRGWLTEAGIRVVDYGLQTGVIAEIGGLHGGPIVAVRADIDALPIQEETGLAFASKIPGKMHACGHDFHTASIIGTALLLKAREQELQGTVRLLFQPAEEKAKGAQKLIASGALEGVSAVFGMHNKPDLPVGTIGITGGPIMAAADGFVVEVEGRGSHAAVPEAGLDPIVTAAHMITALQSIVSRSVSALDSAVVSVTRLHAGTAWNIISDKAVFDGTLRTFEEHVRTTVRERFDQVVNGVASAFATSAKVKWLEGPPAVVNDQKWADQASITANALGLAVVKPTPSPAGEDFAFYLKESEGVFVFFGTAGSQEWHHPAFDLDEKALPIAASFFASLAVDALRKLAGENAPGGRQHSEII, from the coding sequence ATGAGCGATTTCTCAGCCCAATTCATAGAGGAGAAGTTGATAGCCATTCGAAGGCAGCTGCATCAGCATCCTGAGCTTTCTCATGAGGAGTTCGAGACGACGGCTTCCATACGGGGCTGGTTAACGGAGGCGGGCATTCGAGTTGTTGATTATGGACTTCAAACCGGTGTCATTGCAGAGATTGGAGGATTGCATGGCGGTCCAATTGTCGCGGTTCGTGCGGATATAGACGCACTGCCGATACAGGAGGAGACGGGACTTGCATTTGCTTCAAAAATTCCGGGTAAAATGCATGCCTGCGGACATGATTTTCACACGGCGTCGATTATAGGAACTGCTCTTTTGCTCAAGGCACGGGAGCAGGAGCTGCAAGGAACGGTGCGCTTGTTGTTCCAGCCTGCGGAAGAAAAAGCAAAAGGTGCTCAGAAGCTTATTGCAAGCGGAGCTTTGGAAGGCGTGAGCGCGGTGTTCGGCATGCATAACAAGCCGGATCTCCCAGTTGGAACGATTGGAATTACAGGTGGGCCAATCATGGCGGCAGCTGATGGTTTTGTCGTTGAAGTGGAAGGCCGCGGCAGTCATGCCGCAGTACCTGAAGCGGGTCTTGATCCGATCGTAACCGCGGCGCATATGATTACGGCGCTGCAATCGATCGTAAGCCGCAGCGTAAGTGCGCTGGACAGTGCGGTTGTTAGTGTGACAAGGCTTCATGCGGGAACCGCTTGGAATATTATTTCGGACAAAGCGGTATTTGACGGTACGCTGCGTACGTTTGAAGAGCATGTCCGTACGACAGTGCGCGAGCGCTTTGATCAGGTCGTAAATGGTGTAGCATCGGCGTTTGCAACGAGTGCGAAAGTGAAGTGGCTGGAAGGGCCGCCGGCAGTTGTCAATGATCAGAAGTGGGCCGATCAAGCTTCGATAACAGCGAATGCTCTTGGCCTTGCAGTGGTGAAGCCGACGCCTTCTCCGGCAGGCGAGGATTTTGCGTTTTATTTGAAGGAGTCCGAAGGGGTGTTTGTGTTTTTTGGCACAGCCGGCTCACAGGAATGGCATCATCCAGCCTTTGATTTAGATGAAAAAGCATTGCCGATTGCTGCTTCTTTTTTTGCTTCCCTTGCTGTGGATGCTCTGCGCAAGCTGGCGGGCGAGAATGCGCCGGGAGGACGACAACATTCCGAAATCATATGA
- a CDS encoding LLM class flavin-dependent oxidoreductase yields the protein MSLKIGILDQSIIFPGQTAAEALANTVRLAQLAETLGFERFWVSEHHDSPGMAGSSPEVLIAYLLAQTSSIRIGSGGVMLQHYSPYKVAENFNVLASLAPGRVELGIGRAPGGLPRSTKALQKGVAEADTLAEKLTELEQLLHDKTGEEHPLAGLVASPLPKQPADIFLLGTSLSSAELAAEKGYPYAFALFINNDPDTAQKAINTYRNKFNRSFGGEPKAILALSVIASDSEEEANELAGHFKNVRVTLASGKTVNVGTLEQAKEFARQAGETFTAEERDADITRGTKETVRKRLLEIGEQYGVDEFIFTTIIPDFAKRVRSFELLKEAFEGELV from the coding sequence ATGTCACTCAAAATTGGCATTCTGGATCAAAGTATAATTTTTCCCGGTCAAACTGCTGCTGAAGCTTTGGCGAATACCGTGAGGCTGGCGCAATTGGCAGAAACGCTTGGTTTCGAGCGCTTCTGGGTATCCGAGCATCATGATTCTCCCGGGATGGCGGGGTCCTCGCCAGAGGTGCTTATTGCTTATTTGCTGGCTCAAACATCATCCATTCGCATTGGTTCAGGCGGCGTAATGCTCCAGCATTACAGCCCTTATAAAGTAGCAGAAAATTTTAATGTGCTTGCTTCACTCGCGCCAGGAAGAGTTGAACTTGGCATCGGGCGAGCACCAGGCGGATTGCCGCGTTCTACGAAAGCTTTGCAGAAGGGCGTAGCGGAAGCCGATACTTTAGCTGAGAAGCTGACAGAGCTGGAGCAGCTGCTCCATGATAAGACTGGCGAAGAGCATCCGCTGGCTGGGCTTGTTGCAAGTCCGCTGCCGAAGCAGCCTGCTGACATTTTTTTGCTTGGCACAAGCTTATCAAGCGCGGAGCTGGCTGCGGAGAAGGGTTATCCGTATGCTTTTGCATTATTCATTAATAACGATCCAGATACGGCTCAAAAGGCGATAAATACGTATCGGAATAAATTTAATCGATCCTTTGGCGGAGAGCCTAAAGCGATTCTAGCGTTGTCAGTAATAGCGTCCGATTCGGAAGAAGAAGCGAATGAGCTGGCAGGTCATTTTAAAAATGTGAGAGTTACACTGGCAAGCGGAAAAACAGTAAACGTTGGCACGCTGGAACAAGCGAAGGAATTTGCTAGGCAGGCGGGAGAGACGTTTACAGCGGAGGAACGGGATGCCGATATTACTCGGGGCACCAAGGAGACGGTTCGCAAACGACTGCTTGAAATTGGGGAGCAGTATGGTGTGGATGAATTTATTTTTACGACGATTATTCCTGATTTCGCCAAGCGTGTACGATCCTTCGAGCTGCTTAAGGAAGCCTTTGAAGGAGAATTGGTATGA